Proteins co-encoded in one Puntigrus tetrazona isolate hp1 chromosome 20, ASM1883169v1, whole genome shotgun sequence genomic window:
- the LOC122324297 gene encoding adhesion G protein-coupled receptor F5-like has protein sequence MASQDAGKVLKYCAGIILTVLLTHDCGVEALDFTETNVDLELRQLDGTTINAVTTAATVFTMSMTINEDFDISLNNPDDLKYKFYASKIQSAIEESYKNVPAYIKGSVRVIRFRPGSIIADYQFESTTSSPNSPDFANANKLVASTLIKQGFSVASDAFAQSEQRHLSAEEWYPQQNMVLKCVRPDSVEGTMRWTVNGQDPTLNPVKYSISSDSSTLTVNNVNELDRGRYVCIIDRTIPYIQWQDIVIQLLPNIIVGANDRTFQCVNQNVLLTCCEQTNSVEWTQISPDDVVTPPVDGCLTLNHAIKNGNCGSKTFICQLKSTALQSFSYGKKSVTVKAVDNVFSCKNIMLGDGIEGATVTGPCEKGKEGTITYRCRLGVWERQETNCILQVIVNLGKQVQVLQVQDIPVFMADLSTATQNNTQEITQSTVTVQTIVEILAKVAAVSQNVIINLPVMKNFLKTVDILVSTSSFSTWKKLNNNTRADNTSTVLLSAIENISARLTDANFTINEAYIDLSRIVSTSSSYIAISSLPHSNTEITIPQIPASTPITIIVFTTLDNVLPTRETSKKGIINPDVRINGDVVVVKVDNKTINNISFAFDITNQTLKNPQCVFWNFILDAWDSTGCEVKHFISGGIETGSVTCECNHTTSFSILMSPFAIDHQVLAYITYIGVAISMASLIICLTIETIVWKSMTRNDTSYMRHVSIVNIAVSLLIANICFIIGAAVAESEQPTSAGRCSPVVFFMQFFYLALFFWILLSALLLFYRTVMVLSQMSRAKMMVIAFTVGYGAPLLIAIITVASTAGPQNYVTKKDACWLNWNESKALLAFVIPALTIVAINLVVLIVVLYKMLRRGVGATTQPDEKHALVVIARCVAILTPIFGLTWGFGIGTTVSQELGVHVVFALLNSLQGFFILVFGTLLDSKIREALAGRLSLRNLTSSNRTRNTNVGPSSSSGQNFFLRNINECNSSRASIFTTTSSNSSYSSDTFMNA, from the exons ATGGCCAGTCAAG ATGCAGGAAAAGTGTTAAAGTACTGCGCAGGAATCATCTTAACTGTCCTGCTGACCCATGACTGCGGTGTGGAAGCACTTGATTTCACTGAAACAAATGTAGATTTAGAG TTGAGACAACTGGATGGTACAACAATAAACGCAG TGACAACAGCGGCAacag tttttacaATGTCAATGACAATAAATGAAGATTTTGACATTAGTCTCAACAACCCAGATGATTTGAAGTACAAATTTTATGCCAGCAAAATTCAGTCAGCA ATTGAAGAAAGTTACAAAAATGTGCCTGCCTATATAAAGGGTTCAGTAAGGGTGATTCGTTTCAG GCCTGGTAGTATTATAGCAGACTATCAGTTTGAGTCGACAACCAGCAGTCCCAACAGCCCCGACTTTGCAAACGCAAACAAACTGGTCGCCAGCACTCTCATAAAGCAAGGATTCAGTGTAGCTTCGGATGCTTTTGCTCAAAGTG AACAAAGGCACTTGTCTGCAGAAGAATGGTATCCTCAGCAAAACATGGTGCTGAAATGCGTACGCCCGGATTCTGTTGAGGGTACAATGAGATGGACAGTAAATGGACAAGATCCTACACTAAACCCTGTTAAATACAGCATTTCATCTGACAGCAGCACTCTCACTGTGAATAACGTCAATGAGCTTGACAGAG GTCGATACGTATGTATCATAGACAGGACAATACCTTACATTCAGTGGCAGGATATAGTTATTCAGCTACTTCCCAACATCATAGTGGGTGCAAATGACAGGACGTTCCAGTGTGTTAACCAGAATGTTTTACTGACATGTTGTGAACAAACGAACAGTGTGGAGTGGACCCAAATATCGCCTGATGATGTTGTGACACCTCCAG TGGATGGATGCCTCACATTAAACCATGCGatcaaaaatggaaattgtgGAAGTAAGACCTTTATATGTCAACTCAAGAGCACAGCGCTTCAAAGTTTCAGCTATGgcaaaaaaagtgttactgtaAAAGCAGTGGACAATG TGTTtagctgtaaaaatataatgcttGGAGATGGAATTGAAGGTGCTACTGTGACAGGACCCTGTGAAAAAGGCAAGGAAGGCACCATTACATATAGATGTAGATTAGGTGTATGGGAGCGTCAAGAGACAAACTGCATACTTCAGGTTATCGTAAATCTAGGAAAGCAAGTTCAG GTTTTGCAAGTACAGGACATACCAGTATTTATGGCTGATCTTAGTACAGCTACACAGAATAATACACAAGAGATAACACAGTCTACTGTGACTGTCCAGACCATTGTTGAAATACTTGCAAAGGTTGCTGCTGTTTCACAAAACGTTATCATCAATCTGCCTGTGATGAAG AATTTCCTTAAAACAGTGGATATCCTTGTTTCAACATCTTCCTTTTCCACATGGAAAAAATTGAACAATAACACCAGGGCAGATAACACCAGCACAGTACTTCTGAGCGCTATTGAGAATATTAGTGCCCGTCTTACAGATGCTAATTTTACGATTAATGAAGCATATATTGATTTAAGTAGAATTGTTTCAACCAGCTCCTCATATATTGCAATATCAAGCCTGCCACACTCCAATACTGAGATTACAATACCACAGATTCCTGCATCAACTCCTATAACCATTATAGTCTTCACAACTCTTGACAATGTCCTACCTACTCGAGAGACCAGTAAAAAAGGCATTATCAATCCAGATGTGCGCATCAATGGAGATGTGGTTGTAGTAAAGGTTGACAACAAAACGATTAACAACATATCTTTTGCGTTTGACATTACTAATCAGACTTTGAAAAATCCTCAGTGTGTCTTTTGGAACTTTATTCTTGATGCATGGGATTCCACTGGATGTGAAGTAAAGCACTTTATAAGTGGAGGGATTGAAACTGGCAGTGTTACATGTGAATGCAACCATACAACCTCATTTTCAATCCTAATGTCACCGTTTGCCATTGATCACCAAGTCTTAGCATATATAACTTACATTGGCGTAGCTATTTCGATGGCCAGCCTGATCATATGCCTGACTATTGAGACCATTGTGTGGAAGTCAATGACAAGAAATGACACATCCTACATGCGACATGTCTCCATAGTCAACATTGCTGTGTCTCTGCTGATCGCAAATATCTGTTTTATCATTGGAGCTGCAGTCGCAGAAAGTGAGCAGCCGACCTCAGCAGGACGCTGTAGTCCAGTGGTTTTcttcatgcaatttttttaccTGGCTCTTTTCTTCTGGATCTTACTGTCAGCACTGTTGCTCTTTTACCGTACAGTCATGGTCTTGTCTCAAATGTCAAGAGCTAAGATGATGGTCATTGCCTTCACAGTCGGTTATGGTGCACCTTTGCTCATAGCCATCATTACTGTTGCATCAACAGCTGGACCTCAAAATTATGTTACCAAAAAGGATGCATGCTGGCTGAACTGGAACGAATCAAAGGCTCTGCTGGCATTTGTGATTCCAGCTCTCACTATTGTAGCCATAAACCTTGTGGTTTTGATTGTGGTTCTGTACAAGATGTTGAGAAGAGGAGTTGGTGCCACAACTCAACCAGATGAGAAGCATGCCCTGGTGGTTATTGCCAGATGTGTGGCCATTTTGACTCCTATCTTTGGTCTAACATGGGGATTTGGAATTGGTACCACGGTGTCACAGGAATTAGGTGTTCATGTGGTTTTTGCACTCCTTAATTCACTGCAG GGATTCTTTATTTTGGTGTTTGGAACGCTTTTAGACAGCAAG ATCCGTGAGGCTCTGGCAGGAAGACTGTCACTAAGGAACCTTACCAGCTCTAACCGTACCAGG AATACTAATGTAGGACCATCATCTTCAAGCGGACAgaatttctttttaagaaatataa ATGAGTGCAACTCGTCTAGAGCCAGCATTTTCACAACTACATCTTCAAACAGCTCCTATTCCTCAGATACTTTTATGAACGCTTGA